The genome window TTCTTGGTCACGGTCAAAAAAGACACCATCTACGGTCAGATAGATTTTCGCCAAAGCACATTCTATGATGAGATAGAAGTTAAAAGTGATGACGGTAAGAAAACGTTTAAGGCTTACCAAATTGAGTTGGCAATACGCAAAGGAGAGATTTATAAACCGGTATCATATGGCAATAAAAAAGCAATAGGTAAACTCATAAAAGAAGGAAGATTAAGTCAGTATCTATTTCGCTCTGATGGTGAAAATGCATTTATCAATGAAGTTCTTGTAAAAAGTGATAATGAGACTCTACTTGTCTCAAATATTGGATTCAAAAAAAGATTAATAAAATTCTTAAGTGATTGCGAAGAGCTTTCTAGCAAAATTTCAAACAAAGAATTGGGGGCTTCAGATCTTGATAAGATCATTAATATCTACAATAATGACTGTGAAGAAGAAGTAAAAAAAATAGACATTGCTAAAAAGGATTTTAGTCAAATCACAGAATTAGCAGACCTACTTAAAGACATCACTGGCAAGCTCAATGCTGGAGAGCAAATACCTTCCTATATGGTAGAAGCCCTAGAAAGACATTCTAACACGAATGTTAACTTAAAAATCAAGGAGCTACTGGAGCATGTTAAAAATCAGTAATTCCAACCTGATTAAAAAAAGTAATCGTAGATCTGCTGAATTAAGGTTTTATTTCAGATACAATTCAGCTAGAAAAAATCACAATCCAATAGATTGATAGCACTCTCCAATAGAAACCATAGGTAGAAACACTACAAAGATCGTGTCTTTTGTATACCAAATCGAAAATAACACGACTTATGAAAAAGCTAATCTCATTGTTAACTCTACTTCTTATTGGAACAGTAGCGCTCTCTCAAAATTTTGAAGCTCCTAAAACAGGCGCAAAGGTCTACACCGATAATTACACCATTAACCTGGATGTAAATGGGGAAGAAACATTTGACTTATGGATAGTAAGATCTAAAAGAGCAAGGCGAGCAAAATTCATGACTCCAACAGTCTTAAATAGTAATGGAATTAAATTTCAGGTAACCCCTGATCCAAATAACCAAGACCACTTTATAGTAACTGCTAGCAGCGAAGATGTAGTCGAAGGGCAATACACAGCTACTGTTGCCGTAAGAAGTATTGGAACTCAAAAAGTAACTGGAACAACCCTATCTTTCCATATTAACTCGGCAAAAAATATTGCATCCACGGATGGGGAGTAAATTTGTTTTATGAACTACTATCGTTTCAGGTTTATCATTGCTGTCTTCGTTTTCATCTTTTTCAAACTAACAAATGTTGATAGTTGGGTAGATTTCATTACATGGAATTTTATTTCAACCATATCGCTCATTTACATAATTACTGTTGTTTTAACGCTGTGGGAGGTATTGTTCAGATACATCATAAAACAAAGAAGAACAACTGATCTTACTACGAACAAAGGGCTTTATATCATTTCAACCAAGGCAACACTTTTAGCGTTACCCTTGGTTTTTTTGTTTGCCTTTATCTATAATGAGATTTTAGTGAAATTCTTGATTGATTACGAATTGTGTACCGAAGATCAAAATGAAGGTGGTTTTCTTGTCAATAGCGCGCTTGGATTTGTCATATCTTTATTAATTATAGCATATGAAATTATCCTTTTGTACGTAAAGAATGCTATTAAAAATGCACGTGAAAAAGAACGAATACAGAAAGAACTAGCAGCTGCAAAACTTGAAGGGCTTAAGAATCAGATTAATCCTCACTTTCTTTTTAACAGTTTTAGTGTATTGACATCACTAGTTGAAGATGACTCAAAAGCCGCGGTAAAATTCATATCTAAGCTTTCTGACATGTACAGATATATACTGGAGAATGATGAGAAAACTGTAGTAACCTTAAGGGAAGAGCTCGATTTTGTGGACAGTTATATCTTTCTATTATCCATGCGTCATCAATCAGCAATTGTCATTGACAAAGTCTTAGACCTCCCAGATAATCAAATTCTAGTTCCTCCAATGTCCATTCAGATCCTTATTGAAAATGCTGTAAAGCATAATTCTTTTGCAATAGACGATCCGCTCCACATTACCATAAAAAATCACGGAAGTGGAGCCATCATTGTTGAAAATGAAAAGCGGAAGAAGGAACACCTTACAGAAAGCACTAAAATAGGTCTCAAAAATCTTTCTAACCGATTATTGCTTTCTGCTGGCAAGGCATTGGAAATTTTGGATAATGATAAAATATTTCAAGTGAGATTACCTCTGTCTAAAGCATGAATGCCATAATCATTGAAGATGAACAGTTAACTGCGGATAGATTACATAGTTTAATCAGTAAACACACTTCTATTGAAGTACTTGAAACATTTTATTCTGTTAAATCAGCCGTTTCCTGGCTACAAGATCATTCGATTCCTGACATCCTATTTCTTGATATCCAACTTGGGGATGGAACAGGTTTTGACGTTTTAGAATCTCTAGATGCTTATCCCCAGGTGATTTTCACTACGGCCTTTGATAAATATGTTCTAGATGCTTTTAAGTATAACAGCGTTGATTACCTACTCAAACCGGTAAAAGCAGAGGAGCTTATGAAGGCGGTAGGCAAGTTGGAGAAAATGAAAAGTCAAAATGAGATGAATGCCCTCATGCAATCACTCCAATCTCAAATTCAAACTTCATACAAACAAAAATTTCTTGTGAAAATTGGATTAAAGTATCAATCGATATCGATACAAGATGTAGCTTATTTCTACAGCGAATCAAGTTCCACCTATCTACGTACTTCAAAAGGAGATTCTTTAATCATTGATCAACCACTCGATGAAATTCAAACACTCATTGATCCAGCATGTTTTTTTAGAATAAACCGACATATGATCATATGTGATCAATTCATTGAGTCCATAGACTCGTTTTTCAATAACCGCTTGTTGATAGGTCTTAAACCTAAGTATGACCAACAAGTCATAGTGAGCAGAGACAAAGTAAAAGTCTTTAAAGAGTGGTTAGATAGATAATTTATCCCTAATACTGACTTCCATCCTGCTCTTTCATTTCTCTTTTTCGCATAGGCATGCTATCAATTAAAGCAAATAATTCTTTAGTGGATACGATATCATTCTTTCTCATCTTCACTCCACCATCCTTGCCAACAAGAATAACTGAGAATTCATTTTCCGAGATATTATATGCGTGTCTTATGCTTTCAGCTTCTGCCTCCGAAATAGGTTTCATCTGATGATCTAACCAATGATCATTGTAGAGACGATAGATAATTAAATCCCGATCTTTCATACCTCTTTTCTCACGCTTGAGCGACTGCTCCTGCTTCTTATATCCAATATTTGTAGGAGATTGAGCAGAAAATATAAGCACTCTTTTTTCCCATTTGTATTGTGTAATTGGATTCATTTGGAATACCATTAAAAGTGAAAATAAAAAGTATATGCGAGGCATATTTCTAAAACTAGAAAGAAGCAAAATTGATTTACAAAATTTAAAATACAGACATGTTATCGGTCATCATCAAAACCAATAACATTCATTCCAGAAGACTGCTAAGAGTCTAATTTAAGTCTTCAAGGACCAACTAAATCAAGAGGCTTAGAATCCCTCCTGAACTTTAGCTTTTACAGGCACATCAAAATAGCTTGAAAGAGTTTCTGGTAAGAATTCAACGTTACTTACCTCAATCTTAGTAATGTGCTCCGCAACTGAATCCCCTTTAAACCAATACGTATTATACCCTGTTGACATTTGAATACCCTCAACTTCTTGATAGTCTTGGATCCACATAAATTTCTCAGGGCTATGCCCTCCTGCTGGGAAAAATCCTGGATAAGAGACAATATATCTCAATCCTGCCATTTGCCTTGTCTCGGGATCAAGATAAATGACATAAAAATCATCCGAGGCATCTCCAGTACCTGCCTCATAAGTTGCTTTTACCAGATCATATGTCACTCCTTTGTATTCCTTTTGACCAAACTCTTCCAGCACTACGCCTTCATCAGCTAGCACAAACGGGAGTCCAATGAAATAATAAGGTGTCGTTGACCAAAAGCGAGGATTGACACCTACATCAACAGAGTCAGGCAAGCTCCAAGCATTTTCGCCATCCCAGCCGTATTTCCAATTTCTATTGCTAGATACTTCATGCGCTGCTCGTACTGACCAATTATCTACTAATTGATAGCTATCTCTTTGCTTGGTTCCGTCCAGCGGTTGATAGTTGAATCGAAAAGCAATTGGTCCATTTGAAAACCACTTTTCCAATCCTCCATGTGTTTCTATCGATTCCCAAATCTTCTTTCCTGCCGCATTCGTAATCAAACGTTCTTTTGATTTCACCACTCGATCACTGATCCAAGATGAATCGGCTAATGCAAGAGTCTCTGAAGATAATTTATCCATTCTAGCAGTTTCCAATTCATACCCCACAAAAATCCCAATTGCAAGTACCAATACAGATATGTAAACAAGTGTATTTACAATAAATAATAAAAGAGACTTGACAACAGAACCAAAATTTTTAACACTAAAAACGCGGATT of Marinobacter alexandrii contains these proteins:
- a CDS encoding sensor histidine kinase; this translates as MNYYRFRFIIAVFVFIFFKLTNVDSWVDFITWNFISTISLIYIITVVLTLWEVLFRYIIKQRRTTDLTTNKGLYIISTKATLLALPLVFLFAFIYNEILVKFLIDYELCTEDQNEGGFLVNSALGFVISLLIIAYEIILLYVKNAIKNAREKERIQKELAAAKLEGLKNQINPHFLFNSFSVLTSLVEDDSKAAVKFISKLSDMYRYILENDEKTVVTLREELDFVDSYIFLLSMRHQSAIVIDKVLDLPDNQILVPPMSIQILIENAVKHNSFAIDDPLHITIKNHGSGAIIVENEKRKKEHLTESTKIGLKNLSNRLLLSAGKALEILDNDKIFQVRLPLSKA
- a CDS encoding LytTR family DNA-binding domain-containing protein, which encodes MNAIIIEDEQLTADRLHSLISKHTSIEVLETFYSVKSAVSWLQDHSIPDILFLDIQLGDGTGFDVLESLDAYPQVIFTTAFDKYVLDAFKYNSVDYLLKPVKAEELMKAVGKLEKMKSQNEMNALMQSLQSQIQTSYKQKFLVKIGLKYQSISIQDVAYFYSESSSTYLRTSKGDSLIIDQPLDEIQTLIDPACFFRINRHMIICDQFIESIDSFFNNRLLIGLKPKYDQQVIVSRDKVKVFKEWLDR
- a CDS encoding DUF4174 domain-containing protein; the protein is MNPITQYKWEKRVLIFSAQSPTNIGYKKQEQSLKREKRGMKDRDLIIYRLYNDHWLDHQMKPISEAEAESIRHAYNISENEFSVILVGKDGGVKMRKNDIVSTKELFALIDSMPMRKREMKEQDGSQY